The Megachile rotundata isolate GNS110a chromosome 11, iyMegRotu1, whole genome shotgun sequence genome includes a region encoding these proteins:
- the Atg4b gene encoding autophagy-related 4b isoform X1, which yields MLSKIYLLGMNGQVQPSRERLGGFTNSTIGLFSGMVATDRIPNIQLANTNNGLPMDDSSTTTEVDGKVKTKLLSMWNNVKYGWTIKMVKPNFSKESPVWLLGKIYRKKPEEFLEKASEAEKTLDTGSEISLAMDAISFEDSIEEFKKDFTSRLWLTYRREFPILNGSTFTTDCGWGCMLRSGQMMLAQALVCHFLGREWRWQPDQPIKTEQQKLDESNHRFIIQSFGDLPERISPFSIHTLVSLGALWGKRAGDWYGPSSVAHLLSQAVEHAAEHLPIFSNLAVYVAQDCAVYLQDVESVCQMPDGKWKSLILFVPLRLGTDKLNPVYTSCLTHLLTLDTCIGVIGGRPRHSLYFIGFQEDKLINLDPHYCQETVDVLKDNFPLTSFHCTSPRKMLISKMDPSCCVGFYFHDKNQFTNFMEIAPSYLVPEDEKVDYPMFLFCEGSGKDLHQQIEIAETIPSTTSFPGNETYDDDLDECEEFELVQ from the exons ATGCTTTCTAAGATTTACTTGTTGGGTATGAATGGACAGGTGCAGCCTTCCAGGGAGAGGTTAG GAGGTTTCACAAACAGTACAATAGGATTGTTCTCTGGAATGGTTGCTACGGATCGTATTCCAAATATACAGTTAGCTAATACGAATAATGGACTACCCATGGATGATTCCAGTACTACGACTGAGGTTGACGGTAAAGTGAAAACGAAATTATTGTCTATGTGGAATAACGTTAAATATG GCTGGACCATTAAGATGGTAAAACCAAACTTTTCTAAAGAATCTCCAGTATGGTTGCTTGGGAAAATTTATCGTAAAAAGCCGGAAGAATTTTTGGAGAAAGCTTCAGAAGCGGAGAAAACATTGGACACTGGAAGTGAAATATCTTTAGCAATGGATGCTATTAGTTTCGAAGATAGTATAGAGGAATTCAAAAAGGACTTTACGTCCCGTCTATGGTTGACGTACAGAAGAGAATTTCCCATATTAAATGGTTCCACGTTTACCACCGACTGTGGCTGGGGCTGTATGTTACGTAGTGGCCAAATGATGTTGGCACAGGCACTGGTCTGCCACTTTCTTGGAAGAG AATGGCGATGGCAACCGGATCAACCAATAAAAACAGAACAGCAAAAATTAGATGAAAGTAATCACAGATTCATTATACAGTCATTTGGAGATTTACCCGAACGTATATCTCCATTTTCTATACACACGCTTGTGTCTCTTGGTGCTTTATGGGGAAAACGTGCAGGAGATTGGTATGGACCTTCTTCTGTTGCTCATCTATTAAGTCAAGCGGTAGAACACGCAGCTGAACACCTTccaatatttagtaatttggctGTTTATGTTGCTCAAGATTGTGCAG TTTACCTGCAGGACGTAGAGAGTGTATGTCAAATGCCCGATGGCAAATGGAAATCTCTTATCCTTTTTGTACCTTTAAGACTTGGTACTGATAAATTAAATCCCGTTTATACATCCTGCTTAACGCATTTACTTACATTAGATACCTGTATCGGTGTTATCGGAGGTCGACCCCGGCATTCTCTTTATTTCATTGGTTTCCAGGAAgacaaattaattaatctagACCCGCATTATTGTCAAGAAACTGTAGACGTATTAAAAGATAATTTTCCTCTGACAAGTTTTCATTGTACTTCACCGAGAAAAATGTTAATTTCCAAAATGGATCCCAGCTGTTGCGTGGGATTTTATTTTCACGACAAAAATCAGTTTACTAACTTTATGGAAATTGCCCCTTCC TACTTGGTGCCAGAAGATGAAAAGGTCGACTATCCGATGTTTTTATTCTGCGAAGGAAGCGGAAAAGATCTTCATCAGCAGATCGAAATTGCAGAAACGATTCCTTCTACTACCTCTTTCCCAGGTAACGAAACATATGATGACGATCTAGACGAATGCGAAGAATTTGAACTGGTACAGTAA
- the Cerk gene encoding ceramide kinase isoform X2, translating to MFLLLREPITEKLIARWTLPLTDVLAVRYGDDWIPGNVKEKQPPTSPTSSTVCPTNFILHYAVRGPKMKWSHHSVTMSHTDPRQVASWVKTIRNYLMGLTHRPRKILLFVNPFGGKKKGLKIWEKDVQPLMTIAGIETKMLVTERIGHARDTLLTADLSDFHAVVCIGGDGTLAEVINGLVLRTSKEQQIDPNDPEVSLPTPLLPIGVIPSGSTDTVAYSLHGTTDVQTAAIHIIFGDSTGLDISSVHSDQTLLRLYASVLSYGYLGDVIRDSEKFRWMGPQRYDYSGFKKIIANKGYEGEIQLLSDPCHPATSTRCTKNCTRCLQHMHKSVPDKEISRWMTIRGKFFMVNGANLACACSRSPMGFSPHCHLGDGCVDVILVRHTSLFNNIRMLLRLTSKQKTLYDLPFVEVYRAREFTFRALPTLHMQSDSEINNRYMNSSLSVWNCDGEVIDNSNVKIRVHCQLVNVFTRRAEEVVHDRTCFC from the exons ATGTTTCTGCTTCTACGTGAGCCGATCACCGAAAAACTTATCG CAAGATGGACTCTGCCGCTGACGGACGTGCTCGCGGTACGCTATGGAGACGATTGGATACCTGGCAACGTTAAAGAGAAACAACCTCCGACTTCGCCCACTTCCTCCACCGTGTGCCCGACAAATTTCATTTTACACTACGCTGTTCGTGGGCCGAAGATGAAATGGAGCCATCACAGTGTGACCATGAGCCACACGGACCCCAGGCAAGTTGCATCCTGGGTGAAAACCATTCGAAATTACCTCATGG GACTAACCCATCGCCCAAGGAAGATATTGCTGTTCGTCAACCCTTTTGGAGGGAAGAAAAagggattgaaaatttgggagaagGATGTACAGCCTCTGATGACCATAGCGGGGATTGAAACCAAAATGTTGGTCACTGAGAGAATTGGACATGCTCGTGATACGCTTCTAACTGCGGATCTAAGTGACTTTCAT GCGGTGGTGTGCATCGGTGGAGACGGTACTCTCGCGGAAGTGATCAACGGCCTTGTGCTGAGGACCTCAAAGGAGCAGCAGATCGATCCCAACGACCCCGAAGTCTCTCTGCCAACCCCCTTGTTGCCTATAGGGGTGATACCCAGCGGGAGCACCGACACGGTGGCGTACAGTCTCCATGGGACGACCGACGTTCAGACGGCCGCGATACATATCATTTTTGGCGACAGTACTGGTCTCGATATCTCCTCCGTTCACAGCGATCAAACATTACTGAGGTTGTACGCTAGTGTACTTAGCTATGGCTATCTGGGTGACGTGATCCGGGATAGCGAAAAGTTCAGGTGGATGGGGCCCCAGAGATACGACTACTCGG GTTTCAAGAAGATTATAGCGAACAAAGGTTACGAAGgagaaatacaattactgtctGACCCTTGTCATCCAGCTACGAGCACAAGATGCACAAAAAACTGTACAAGGTGTTTGCAACATATGCACAAGAGCGTTCCAGACAAAGAAATTTCCA GATGGATGACCATCAGAGGCAAGTTCTTCATGGTGAACGGTGCTAATCTCGCCTGCGCCTGCTCCAGGAGTCCCATGGGATTCAGTCCGCATTGTCACCTGGGAGATGGTTGCGTGGATGTGATTCTAGTTCGGCATACGTCACTTTTTAACAATATAAGAATGTTGCTCAGGCTGACCAGCAAACAGAAGACTCTG TATGATCTACCTTTCGTCGAGGTATACAGAGCAAGGGAGTTCACGTTTCGTGCCCTGCCCACCTTGCACATGCAGTCTGATAGCGAGATTAATAATCGCTATATGAACTCGAGCTTGAGTGTGTGGAATTGCGACGGTGAGGTGATCGATAACTCCAATGTGAAAATCAG GGTACACTGCCAACTAGTGAACGTGTTTACCAGAAGAGCGGAAGAAGTGGTTCACGATCGGACATGTTTTTGTTAA
- the Cerk gene encoding ceramide kinase isoform X1, whose product MMQEISDQSSRTVLLNTFVVKKKRCRVYFHRGTLIWETEKPPYTRWTLPLTDVLAVRYGDDWIPGNVKEKQPPTSPTSSTVCPTNFILHYAVRGPKMKWSHHSVTMSHTDPRQVASWVKTIRNYLMGLTHRPRKILLFVNPFGGKKKGLKIWEKDVQPLMTIAGIETKMLVTERIGHARDTLLTADLSDFHAVVCIGGDGTLAEVINGLVLRTSKEQQIDPNDPEVSLPTPLLPIGVIPSGSTDTVAYSLHGTTDVQTAAIHIIFGDSTGLDISSVHSDQTLLRLYASVLSYGYLGDVIRDSEKFRWMGPQRYDYSGFKKIIANKGYEGEIQLLSDPCHPATSTRCTKNCTRCLQHMHKSVPDKEISRWMTIRGKFFMVNGANLACACSRSPMGFSPHCHLGDGCVDVILVRHTSLFNNIRMLLRLTSKQKTLYDLPFVEVYRAREFTFRALPTLHMQSDSEINNRYMNSSLSVWNCDGEVIDNSNVKIRVHCQLVNVFTRRAEEVVHDRTCFC is encoded by the exons ATGATGCAGGAAATCAGTGACCAATCTTCCAGGACAGTTCTCCTGAATACTTTCGTGGTAAAGAAGAAACGGTGCAGGGTCTACTTTCATCGCGGAACGCTGATATGGGAAACGGAGAAACCACCGTACA CAAGATGGACTCTGCCGCTGACGGACGTGCTCGCGGTACGCTATGGAGACGATTGGATACCTGGCAACGTTAAAGAGAAACAACCTCCGACTTCGCCCACTTCCTCCACCGTGTGCCCGACAAATTTCATTTTACACTACGCTGTTCGTGGGCCGAAGATGAAATGGAGCCATCACAGTGTGACCATGAGCCACACGGACCCCAGGCAAGTTGCATCCTGGGTGAAAACCATTCGAAATTACCTCATGG GACTAACCCATCGCCCAAGGAAGATATTGCTGTTCGTCAACCCTTTTGGAGGGAAGAAAAagggattgaaaatttgggagaagGATGTACAGCCTCTGATGACCATAGCGGGGATTGAAACCAAAATGTTGGTCACTGAGAGAATTGGACATGCTCGTGATACGCTTCTAACTGCGGATCTAAGTGACTTTCAT GCGGTGGTGTGCATCGGTGGAGACGGTACTCTCGCGGAAGTGATCAACGGCCTTGTGCTGAGGACCTCAAAGGAGCAGCAGATCGATCCCAACGACCCCGAAGTCTCTCTGCCAACCCCCTTGTTGCCTATAGGGGTGATACCCAGCGGGAGCACCGACACGGTGGCGTACAGTCTCCATGGGACGACCGACGTTCAGACGGCCGCGATACATATCATTTTTGGCGACAGTACTGGTCTCGATATCTCCTCCGTTCACAGCGATCAAACATTACTGAGGTTGTACGCTAGTGTACTTAGCTATGGCTATCTGGGTGACGTGATCCGGGATAGCGAAAAGTTCAGGTGGATGGGGCCCCAGAGATACGACTACTCGG GTTTCAAGAAGATTATAGCGAACAAAGGTTACGAAGgagaaatacaattactgtctGACCCTTGTCATCCAGCTACGAGCACAAGATGCACAAAAAACTGTACAAGGTGTTTGCAACATATGCACAAGAGCGTTCCAGACAAAGAAATTTCCA GATGGATGACCATCAGAGGCAAGTTCTTCATGGTGAACGGTGCTAATCTCGCCTGCGCCTGCTCCAGGAGTCCCATGGGATTCAGTCCGCATTGTCACCTGGGAGATGGTTGCGTGGATGTGATTCTAGTTCGGCATACGTCACTTTTTAACAATATAAGAATGTTGCTCAGGCTGACCAGCAAACAGAAGACTCTG TATGATCTACCTTTCGTCGAGGTATACAGAGCAAGGGAGTTCACGTTTCGTGCCCTGCCCACCTTGCACATGCAGTCTGATAGCGAGATTAATAATCGCTATATGAACTCGAGCTTGAGTGTGTGGAATTGCGACGGTGAGGTGATCGATAACTCCAATGTGAAAATCAG GGTACACTGCCAACTAGTGAACGTGTTTACCAGAAGAGCGGAAGAAGTGGTTCACGATCGGACATGTTTTTGTTAA
- the Atg4b gene encoding autophagy-related 4b isoform X2, with protein sequence MVATDRIPNIQLANTNNGLPMDDSSTTTEVDGKVKTKLLSMWNNVKYGWTIKMVKPNFSKESPVWLLGKIYRKKPEEFLEKASEAEKTLDTGSEISLAMDAISFEDSIEEFKKDFTSRLWLTYRREFPILNGSTFTTDCGWGCMLRSGQMMLAQALVCHFLGREWRWQPDQPIKTEQQKLDESNHRFIIQSFGDLPERISPFSIHTLVSLGALWGKRAGDWYGPSSVAHLLSQAVEHAAEHLPIFSNLAVYVAQDCAVYLQDVESVCQMPDGKWKSLILFVPLRLGTDKLNPVYTSCLTHLLTLDTCIGVIGGRPRHSLYFIGFQEDKLINLDPHYCQETVDVLKDNFPLTSFHCTSPRKMLISKMDPSCCVGFYFHDKNQFTNFMEIAPSYLVPEDEKVDYPMFLFCEGSGKDLHQQIEIAETIPSTTSFPGNETYDDDLDECEEFELVQ encoded by the exons ATGGTTGCTACGGATCGTATTCCAAATATACAGTTAGCTAATACGAATAATGGACTACCCATGGATGATTCCAGTACTACGACTGAGGTTGACGGTAAAGTGAAAACGAAATTATTGTCTATGTGGAATAACGTTAAATATG GCTGGACCATTAAGATGGTAAAACCAAACTTTTCTAAAGAATCTCCAGTATGGTTGCTTGGGAAAATTTATCGTAAAAAGCCGGAAGAATTTTTGGAGAAAGCTTCAGAAGCGGAGAAAACATTGGACACTGGAAGTGAAATATCTTTAGCAATGGATGCTATTAGTTTCGAAGATAGTATAGAGGAATTCAAAAAGGACTTTACGTCCCGTCTATGGTTGACGTACAGAAGAGAATTTCCCATATTAAATGGTTCCACGTTTACCACCGACTGTGGCTGGGGCTGTATGTTACGTAGTGGCCAAATGATGTTGGCACAGGCACTGGTCTGCCACTTTCTTGGAAGAG AATGGCGATGGCAACCGGATCAACCAATAAAAACAGAACAGCAAAAATTAGATGAAAGTAATCACAGATTCATTATACAGTCATTTGGAGATTTACCCGAACGTATATCTCCATTTTCTATACACACGCTTGTGTCTCTTGGTGCTTTATGGGGAAAACGTGCAGGAGATTGGTATGGACCTTCTTCTGTTGCTCATCTATTAAGTCAAGCGGTAGAACACGCAGCTGAACACCTTccaatatttagtaatttggctGTTTATGTTGCTCAAGATTGTGCAG TTTACCTGCAGGACGTAGAGAGTGTATGTCAAATGCCCGATGGCAAATGGAAATCTCTTATCCTTTTTGTACCTTTAAGACTTGGTACTGATAAATTAAATCCCGTTTATACATCCTGCTTAACGCATTTACTTACATTAGATACCTGTATCGGTGTTATCGGAGGTCGACCCCGGCATTCTCTTTATTTCATTGGTTTCCAGGAAgacaaattaattaatctagACCCGCATTATTGTCAAGAAACTGTAGACGTATTAAAAGATAATTTTCCTCTGACAAGTTTTCATTGTACTTCACCGAGAAAAATGTTAATTTCCAAAATGGATCCCAGCTGTTGCGTGGGATTTTATTTTCACGACAAAAATCAGTTTACTAACTTTATGGAAATTGCCCCTTCC TACTTGGTGCCAGAAGATGAAAAGGTCGACTATCCGATGTTTTTATTCTGCGAAGGAAGCGGAAAAGATCTTCATCAGCAGATCGAAATTGCAGAAACGATTCCTTCTACTACCTCTTTCCCAGGTAACGAAACATATGATGACGATCTAGACGAATGCGAAGAATTTGAACTGGTACAGTAA
- the LOC100881139 gene encoding uncharacterized protein LOC100881139 → MDETRDYINLVLTVKKYPVLYDLSCNDYHNRIVRNKMWKAVAQEVNATAAECKDKWKNLRASYSRHLRNKISGNSKSKKPYYMASYMDFLLPYSKVGRQDNSNEEDTLAQETWNDEEVASNISSSYEKSNKFDQKTSLLDKESDSRIEEHSFLRNKAIKFTNDKLLSQRSPENYILSNRQELEEAFNDPDWLFLKSILPDIHQMTSPEKRTFKISVLSLIVKILNGKESMSIENEAPSSVMKIQQDEEGE, encoded by the exons ATGGACGAAACGAGGGATTACATAAATTTGGTACTAACGGTCAAAAAGTACCCAGTACTGTACGACCTCAGTTGCAATGACTACCACAACAGAATCGTACGAAATAAAATGTGGAAAGCAGTGGCGCAAGAGGTGAACGCTACCG CGGCAGAATGTAAAGACAAGTGGAAAAATCTGCGTGCCAGTTACAGTAGACACCTGAGAAATAAAATCTCGGGAAATTCAAAGTCCAAGAAACCATATTACATGGCCAGTTACATGGATTTCCTGCTTCCCTACAGTAAAGTTGGCAG ACAAGACAATTCGAACGAGGAGGACACGCTGGCACAGGAGACGTGGAACGACGAGGAGGTGGCCTCAAACATATCTTCCAGTTACGAGAAATCGAACAAATTCGATCAAAAGACTTCGCTATTGGATAAGGAAAGCGACTCAAGGATCGAAGAGCACTCATTCTTGCGGAACAAAgcgatcaaatttacaaacgatAAGTTATTGTCACAAAGGTCGCCGGAAAATTACATCTTAAGCAACAGACAAGAACTCGAGGAGGCGTTCAATGACCCGGATTGGTTGTTCTTGAAGAGCATATTACCGGATATTCACCAAATGACTAGTCCCGAGAAAAGAACTTTTAAAATATCCGTCTTGAGTTTGATAGTAAAGATATTAAACGGGAAGGAATCAATGTCCATAGAGAACGAAGCTCCTAGTTCTGTAATGAAAATCCAGCAGGATGAAGAGGGGGAATGA
- the Sps1 gene encoding inactive selenide, water dikinase, with translation MAELQGTPVAQDALSVAQLELGGNPNALALRRPFDPVAHDLDATFRLTRFADLKGUGCKVPQEVLGKLLEGLQADDGSAQDHEHAHFMHMAIPRIGIGMDSSVTPLRHGGLSLVQTTDFFYPLVDDPYMMGKIACANVISDLYAMGVTECDNMLMLLGVSTKMTEKERDVVVPLIMRGFKDSALEAGTTVTGGQTVVNPWCTIGGVASTVCQPNEYIVPDNAVVGDVLVLTKPLGTQVAVNAHQWLDQPDRWNRIKLVVSEDDVRKAYQRAMDSMARLNRIAARLMHKYNAHGATDVTGFGLLGHAQNLAKHQKNEVSFVIHNLPVIAKMAAVAKACGNMFQLLQGHSAETSGGLLICLPREQAAAYCKDIEKQEGYQAWIIGIVEKGNRTARIIDKPRVIEVPAKEKDGELW, from the exons ATGGCGGAATTACAGGGAACCCCGGTCGCACAGGACGCCCTGTCCGTAGCCCAGTTAGAACTCGGTGGGAATCCGAATGCCTTGGCTTTGCGTAGGCCGTTTGACCCGGTGGCACATGATCTCGACGCGACCTTCCGCCTTACGCGGTTCGCCGACCTAAAAGGATGAGGGTGTAAAGTCCCTCAGGAGGTTCTTGGTAAACTCCTTGAGGGACTACAGGCCGACGATGGTAGCGCACAAGATCATGAGCATGCCCATTTTATGCACATGGCCATTCCACGCATCG GCATTGGCATGGATTCCTCCGTGACTCCACTGAGGCACGGGGGGCTTAGCTTGGTGCAGACTACAGACTTCTTTTATCCACTAGTCGATGATCCTTATATGATGG GTAAAATCGCGTGTGCTAATGTTATCAGTGACTTGTATGCCATGGGTGTCACTGAATGTGATAACATGTTAATGTTGCTGGGAGTCAGTACAAAAATGACTGAGAAAGAACGAGATGTTGTTGTTCCTTTGATCATGAGAGGTTTTAAAGATTCTGCTTTGGAAGCTGGCACAACAGTTACAGGAGGTCAGACAGTTGTTAATCCTTGGTGTACGATAGGAGGTGTGGCTTCCACTGTTTGCCAACCAAATGAATACATTGT GCCAGACAATGCAGTTGTGGGAGATGTCCTTGTACTGACAAAACCTCTTGGAACTCAAGTTGCTGTTAATGCTCACCAATGGTTAGACCAACCAGATCGTTGGAATAGAATTAAACTTGTAGTTAGCGAAGATGACGTGAGGAAAGCTTATCAGAGAGCGATGGACAGTATGGCCAGGCTTAACAGAATAGCTGCTAGATTAATGCATAAGTATAATGCACACGGGGCAACAGATGTTACCGGTTTTGGTCTTTTGGGACACGCACAAAATCTAGCCAAACACCAGAAGAACGAAGTCTCCTTTGTTATCCATAATTTACCTGTTATCGCGAAAATGGCAGCTGTAGCGAAAGCTTGCGGTAACATGTTCCAACTCCTACAAGGCCATTCAGCAGAAACCAGCGGTGGACTGCTTATTTGCCTACCGAGGGAACAG GCTGCTGCGTATTGTAAGGATATCGAAAAGCAGGAAGGATACCAAGCATGGATTATTGGTATCGTCGAAAAAGGAAATCGCACAGCTAGAATAATCGATAAGCCACGAGTGATCGAAGTTCCAGCGAAGGAAAAGGATGGAGAGCTGTGGTAA
- the Cerk gene encoding ceramide kinase isoform X3 yields the protein MKWSHHSVTMSHTDPRQVASWVKTIRNYLMGLTHRPRKILLFVNPFGGKKKGLKIWEKDVQPLMTIAGIETKMLVTERIGHARDTLLTADLSDFHAVVCIGGDGTLAEVINGLVLRTSKEQQIDPNDPEVSLPTPLLPIGVIPSGSTDTVAYSLHGTTDVQTAAIHIIFGDSTGLDISSVHSDQTLLRLYASVLSYGYLGDVIRDSEKFRWMGPQRYDYSGFKKIIANKGYEGEIQLLSDPCHPATSTRCTKNCTRCLQHMHKSVPDKEISRWMTIRGKFFMVNGANLACACSRSPMGFSPHCHLGDGCVDVILVRHTSLFNNIRMLLRLTSKQKTLYDLPFVEVYRAREFTFRALPTLHMQSDSEINNRYMNSSLSVWNCDGEVIDNSNVKIRVHCQLVNVFTRRAEEVVHDRTCFC from the exons ATGAAATGGAGCCATCACAGTGTGACCATGAGCCACACGGACCCCAGGCAAGTTGCATCCTGGGTGAAAACCATTCGAAATTACCTCATGG GACTAACCCATCGCCCAAGGAAGATATTGCTGTTCGTCAACCCTTTTGGAGGGAAGAAAAagggattgaaaatttgggagaagGATGTACAGCCTCTGATGACCATAGCGGGGATTGAAACCAAAATGTTGGTCACTGAGAGAATTGGACATGCTCGTGATACGCTTCTAACTGCGGATCTAAGTGACTTTCAT GCGGTGGTGTGCATCGGTGGAGACGGTACTCTCGCGGAAGTGATCAACGGCCTTGTGCTGAGGACCTCAAAGGAGCAGCAGATCGATCCCAACGACCCCGAAGTCTCTCTGCCAACCCCCTTGTTGCCTATAGGGGTGATACCCAGCGGGAGCACCGACACGGTGGCGTACAGTCTCCATGGGACGACCGACGTTCAGACGGCCGCGATACATATCATTTTTGGCGACAGTACTGGTCTCGATATCTCCTCCGTTCACAGCGATCAAACATTACTGAGGTTGTACGCTAGTGTACTTAGCTATGGCTATCTGGGTGACGTGATCCGGGATAGCGAAAAGTTCAGGTGGATGGGGCCCCAGAGATACGACTACTCGG GTTTCAAGAAGATTATAGCGAACAAAGGTTACGAAGgagaaatacaattactgtctGACCCTTGTCATCCAGCTACGAGCACAAGATGCACAAAAAACTGTACAAGGTGTTTGCAACATATGCACAAGAGCGTTCCAGACAAAGAAATTTCCA GATGGATGACCATCAGAGGCAAGTTCTTCATGGTGAACGGTGCTAATCTCGCCTGCGCCTGCTCCAGGAGTCCCATGGGATTCAGTCCGCATTGTCACCTGGGAGATGGTTGCGTGGATGTGATTCTAGTTCGGCATACGTCACTTTTTAACAATATAAGAATGTTGCTCAGGCTGACCAGCAAACAGAAGACTCTG TATGATCTACCTTTCGTCGAGGTATACAGAGCAAGGGAGTTCACGTTTCGTGCCCTGCCCACCTTGCACATGCAGTCTGATAGCGAGATTAATAATCGCTATATGAACTCGAGCTTGAGTGTGTGGAATTGCGACGGTGAGGTGATCGATAACTCCAATGTGAAAATCAG GGTACACTGCCAACTAGTGAACGTGTTTACCAGAAGAGCGGAAGAAGTGGTTCACGATCGGACATGTTTTTGTTAA
- the Ak3 gene encoding adenylate kinase 3 isoform X1, producing the protein MVALSTWCAKAAAFRAVIMGAPASGKGTMSARIVEHFKVAHISSGDKLRLHMNSNTELGKAVSNYVLSGKFVPDDVMISLITKEIEAVGQENWLLDGFPRTLEQAKKLQKSHPVNLVLYLDVPNDVILNRVKNRWVHLPSGRVYNVGFNSPKVPGKDDVTGEPLSKREDDKVEIVQERLERYAKATKPLLVYYGELGILKNFSGNTTDEMWPHVKDTITDFMSKL; encoded by the exons ATGGTTGCACTATCCACGTGGTGTGCCAAGGCTGCGGCCTTCAGGGCCGTGATAATGGGCGCCCCAGCTTCCGGCAAAGGCACAATGTCCGCTCGAATTGTCGAGCATTTTAAGGTGGCTCACATATCTAGCGGCGACAAGTTACGCCTTCATATGAACAGCAATACTG AATTGGGGAAAGCAGTATCGAATTATGTGCTCTCTGGTAAATTCGTTCCGGATGATGTAATGATCTCATTAATAACTAAAGAAATCGAAGCGGTCGGACAAGAAAATTGGCTGCTGGACG GATTCCCAAGAACGCTAGAACAGgcgaaaaaattacaaaaatcgcATCCTGTGAATCTCGTACTCTACCTTGACGTGCCTAACGACGTGATATTGAATCGTGTGAAAAACAGGTGGGTTCATTTACCCAGCGGACGAGTTTATAACGTTGGGTTCAACAGTCCAAAGGTGCCG GGCAAAGACGATGTAACTGGTGAGCCCTTGAGCAAAAGGGAGGATGACAAGGTAGAAATTGTACAGGAGAGACTGGAAAGGTATGCGAAAGCAACTAAACCCCTCTTGGTATACTACGGCGAACTAGGAATTCTGAAAAACTTCAGTGGGAATACTACTGATGAAATGTGGCCACACGTAAAAGATACTATAACAGATTTTATGTCAAAGTTGTGA
- the Ak3 gene encoding adenylate kinase 3 isoform X2 has protein sequence MKSTLPDDLFHETQLEERLFLRCSLTELGKAVSNYVLSGKFVPDDVMISLITKEIEAVGQENWLLDGFPRTLEQAKKLQKSHPVNLVLYLDVPNDVILNRVKNRWVHLPSGRVYNVGFNSPKVPGKDDVTGEPLSKREDDKVEIVQERLERYAKATKPLLVYYGELGILKNFSGNTTDEMWPHVKDTITDFMSKL, from the exons ATGAAAAGTACTCTTCCAGATGATTTATTTCATGAAACACAACTTGAAGAACGCTTGTTTCTTCGATGTTCTTTAACAG AATTGGGGAAAGCAGTATCGAATTATGTGCTCTCTGGTAAATTCGTTCCGGATGATGTAATGATCTCATTAATAACTAAAGAAATCGAAGCGGTCGGACAAGAAAATTGGCTGCTGGACG GATTCCCAAGAACGCTAGAACAGgcgaaaaaattacaaaaatcgcATCCTGTGAATCTCGTACTCTACCTTGACGTGCCTAACGACGTGATATTGAATCGTGTGAAAAACAGGTGGGTTCATTTACCCAGCGGACGAGTTTATAACGTTGGGTTCAACAGTCCAAAGGTGCCG GGCAAAGACGATGTAACTGGTGAGCCCTTGAGCAAAAGGGAGGATGACAAGGTAGAAATTGTACAGGAGAGACTGGAAAGGTATGCGAAAGCAACTAAACCCCTCTTGGTATACTACGGCGAACTAGGAATTCTGAAAAACTTCAGTGGGAATACTACTGATGAAATGTGGCCACACGTAAAAGATACTATAACAGATTTTATGTCAAAGTTGTGA